Proteins found in one Stigmatopora nigra isolate UIUO_SnigA chromosome 15, RoL_Snig_1.1, whole genome shotgun sequence genomic segment:
- the LOC144208102 gene encoding GTPase IMAP family member 9: protein MEKRKKGTCLELRLMVVGSSGPSQFQLTNAILGREEFPKDTTSISGSRKILGELAGRRVALISAPNLYDKDISRVKRKMELRRSKCLSVPGPHAFLVAFDMDKISPNDMRTPQLMMNHFGRRCLRHCIVLLAYEGKPDGGNLESAVRNTDWPLRRLVEDFGGRFYIFNKDWRDRSRERELLQKIERTVASLGGACFASGTFQKAERCVKKEEKRLMKEMAADNEKVWNELEKEYLSDELYRRKDAHTASVSAEIRAKAEVDNGWLRTSLARGVGSGVVVGAALGVLVGSIEGPGGMVLYGIIGGAVGASAGGAAQVATKHMEDRVAPPARLNFNSIFINRFFANPRP from the exons ATGGAGAAAAGGAAGAAAG GAACATGCTTGGAGTTGAGGCTGATGGTCGTCGGCAGCAGCGGCCCATCTCAGTTCCAGCTAACCAACGCCATTCTAGGACGGGAAGAGTTCCCCAAGGACACCACGAGCATCTCTGGCAGTCGCAAGATTCTCGGAGAACTAGCAGGTCGACGGGTGGCTCTGATCAGTGCCCCCAACCTCTACGATAAGGACATATCCCGTGTCAAGAGGAAGATGGAGCTCAGAAGGTCCAAGTGTTTGTCAGTTCCCGGTCCCCACGCTTTCCTGGTTGCTTTTGACATGGACAAAATCTCACCCAATGATATGAGAACCCCGCAGCTCATGATGAATCATTTCGGAAGACGTTGTTTGAGACATTGCATTGTCCTACTCGCCTATGAAGGGAAGCCAGATGGCGGTAACTTGGAGAGTGCCGTGAGGAACACTGATTGGCCCTTGAGGCGTCTTGTGGAGGACTTTGGTGGccgtttttacatttttaacaagGACTGGCGTGACCGTAGCCGAGAGCGAGAATTGCTCCAGAAAATTGAGCGGACGGTGGCGTCTTTGGGCGGCGCCTGTTTCGCCAGCGGAACCTTCCAGAAAGCCGAACGTTGCGttaagaaggaggagaagaggcTCATGAAGGAAATGGCGGCAGATAATGAGAAAGTATGGAATGAACTGGAGAAGGAGTACCTTTCGGATGAGTTGTACCGGCGAAAAGATGCTCACACGGCTAGCGTTAGCGCCGAGATCAGGGCCAAGGCGGAAGTCGATAATGGGTGGTTGAGGACGTCATTGGCCAGAGGAGTGGGCTCTGGTGTGGTGGTGGGTGCCGCATTGGGGGTCCTGGTTGGCTCCATTGAAGGCCCTGGAGGGATGGTGCTGTATGGGATCATTGGTGGGGCGGTGGGAGCGTCTGCGGGGGGTGCCGCTCAGGTAGCCACCAAACACATGGAGGACCGAGTGGCGCCTCCTGCTCGACTTAACTTCAACTCCATCTTTATTAATCGCTTCTTTGCCAATCCTCGGCCATGA
- the btr02 gene encoding bloodthirsty-related gene family, member 2: MASTISLLPEKSLLCSLCKDIFKNPVTTPCGHSFCLPCLCDFWMRHQSRYCPSCRRLFISRPDLSINHLLAEISENYKKTRPQKPPDEETVINVEQMIQERLQKIEKLKSSLELQKNSHLREVRDSQKVFSTLVHAMEKSHKALVVAIEERQKVEQKKVETLLKELEQEIQELKKETAQPDLLVPEKNHNQDESKEESINIMPGGQQVQLKDWSMVTIETDPCVGVTRRALSEMMSKIKLEVNRLSKSELRRIERYIVDVNLSAKTAHPSLSVTEDRKEVRQSDKRHEVPDHPKRFDRVANVLAKEIFSSGRSYWGVEVGEKTEWSLGVVRQSINRKGRFTVCPANGFWILSLKANGQYVANTSPPSAVAMDHRPRKLGIFVDYTEGHVSFYCSETGVHLYTFTDTFTDSLHPFFSPGRLHGGKNAEPLVISSGFCSI; this comes from the exons ATGGCGTCAACTATTAGCCTCCTGCCCGAGAAGTCCTTACTATGCTCTCTGTGTAAGGATATCTTTAAAAATCCAGTGACCACCCCATGTGGTCATAGCTTTTGCCTGCCCTGCCTTTGCGACTTCTGGATGCGGCACCAGTCCAGATACTGCCCGTCCTGTAGAAGACTCTTCATTAGCAGACCGGATCTCAGCATCAACCACCTCCTAGCCGAAATCTCTGAAAATTACAAGAAAACCAGACCACAAAAACCCCCAGATGAAGAAACG GTTATCAATGTTGAGCAAATGATTCAGGAACGATTACAGAAGATTGAGAAGCTGAAGAGTTCTCTTGAGCTTCAGAAG AACTCTCATCTGAGAGAAGTGCGCGATAGCCAGAAAGTCTTCTCTACTCTTGTCCATGCCATGGAAAAGAGCCACAAAGCATTGGTGGTGGCCATAGAGGAGCGCCAAAAAGTGGAGCAGAAGAAAGTTGAGACTCTTTTGAAGGAACTGGAGCAGGAGATCCAGGAACTGAAAAAGGAGACTGCCCAACCTGACTTACTggttccagaaaaaaatcacaaccagGACGAATCCAAGGAAGAATCTATC AACATCATGCCTGGTGGGCAACAGGTCCAATTGAAGGATTGGTCCATGGTTACCATTGAAACTGACCCTTGTGTTGGGGTCACTAGAAGAGCACTCTCGGAAATGATGTCAAAGATTAAACTGGAGGTCAACAGGCTCTCCAAATCAG AACTTAGGAGAATTGAAAGATACATTG TGGACGTCAACCTGAGTGCCAAGACGGCCCACCCTTCCCTTTCGGTTACGGAGGACAGAAAAGAAGTGCGGCAAAGTGATAAGCGCCATGAAGTTCCGGATCACCCCAAACGCTTTGACCGGGTGGCTAACGTCCTTGCCAAGGAGATCTTCAGTAGCGGACGATCCTACTGGGGCGTGGAAGTCGGCGAGAAGACAGAATGGAGCTTGGGGGTCGTTCGGCAGTCCATCAACAGGAAGGGTCGCTTCACAGTTTGCCCTGCCAATGGTTTCTGGATTCTGAGTCTAAAGGCTAACGGGCAGTATGTCGCCAACACCTCTCCACCGAGTGCAGTGGCAATGGACCATAGGCCTAGAAAACTCGGCATTTTTGTGGACTACACCGAAGGCCACGTGTCATTCTACTGCTCCGAGACAGGCGTCCACCTGTACACCTTCACAGACACTTTCACAGATAGCCTACACCCGTTCTTTAGTCCCGGTCGTCTGCACGGTGGTAAAAACGCTGAACCCCTCGTCATTAGCTCCGGGTTTTGCAGCATCTGA
- the cldnk gene encoding claudin k produces the protein MATTGMQLVGLIMSILGWVAGLVVILVPLWRVTAFIGNNLVTAQIIWEGLWMTCIVQSTGQIQCKVYDSMLALPSDMQAARGLTVLSVMLCAVALSLGVLGAKCTKCVGVNSLKARIARISGVLFAAAGFLFLVPVCWTAHSIIKDFYDPHVAAPHKRELGPSLYIGWGASGLLMVGGSLLYAGSSPPGLPGSPTFSSGESSPRRAPASQAKGYV, from the coding sequence ATGGCAACCACAGGCATGCAATTAGTAGGCCTCATCATGTCCATCCTAGGCTGGGTGGCAGGGTTAGTAGTGATCCTAGTTCCACTTTGGCGGGTCACCGCTTTCATCGGCAACAACTTGGTGACCGCACAGATCATCTGGGAAGGCTTATGGATGACTTGCATTGTACAGAGTACGGGTCAAATCCAATGCAAGGTCTATGACAGCATGTTGGCGCTTCCCAGCGACATGCAGGCTGCTCGAGGTCTCACGGTCCTCTCGGTTATGCTATGCGCCGTGGCCCTTTCTTTAGGGGTCCTTGGCGCTAAATGCACTAAATGCGTTGGTGTTAATAGTCTCAAGGCGCGTATCGCTCGTATCTCAGGGGTGCTTTTCGCCGCCGCCGGATTCCTCTTCCTAGTACCCGTCTGCTGGACCGCCCACTCCATTATTAAGGATTTCTACGACCCGCATGTGGCTGCCCCGCATAAGCGCGAACTGGGGCCGAGCCTTTACATCGGCTGGGGGGCGTCGGGTTTACTCATGGTGGGCGGGTCTCTTCTGTATGCCGGTTCGAGCCCGCCCGGCTTGCCCGGATCTCCTACATTCAGTAGTGGGGAGAGCAGTCCTCGTCGGGCGCCTGCCTCGCAGGCGAAGGGTTATGTTTAA
- the hgs gene encoding hepatocyte growth factor-regulated tyrosine kinase substrate isoform X1, whose translation MGKGGGTFERLLDKATSQLLLETDWESILQICDLIRQGDTQAKYAIVAIKKKLNDKNPHVALYAFEVLESVVKNCGQTVHDEVASKQTMEELKELIKTQTEPNVRNKILYLIQAWAHAFRNEPKYKVVQDTYQIMKVEGHVFPEFKESDAMFAAERAPDWVDAEECHRCRVQFGVMTRKHHCRACGQIFCGKCSSKYSTIPKFGIEKEVRVCEPCFELLNNHPTLSPPLRKAEGKPAPTTAAELPPEYLTSPLSQQSQMPPKRDEAALQEEEELQLAIALSQSEAEEKERMKHKNSYGVYPKADPIPITSSAPPVSTLYTSPVNSSAPSAEEVDPELARYLNRTYWEKKQEEARKSPTPSAPAPVPMAEPLPPIAQPIEAHVPVQPVNIVEQQYQNGESEENHEQFLKALQNAVTTFLNRMKSNHMRGRSITNDSAVLSLFQSINNMHPQLLDILNQLDEKRLYYEGLQDKLAQVRDARAALNALRDEHREKLRRAAEEAERQRQIQLAQKLEIMRQKKQEYLEMQRQLAIQRLQEQEKERQMRLEQQKHTVQMRAQMPAFSLPYAQMQSLPPNVAGGVVYAPGAPPSYPGTFSPANSVEGSPMHNIYMNQPGQGPPPQYQAMPPAPTDPNMVNAYMYPPTAANGQNAPPPGQAPPTTNTPYSNYQPTPTQGYQNVASQAQSLPSMPQGAPTNGMAYMGYPAYNMQNMMSALPGQDPNMAVQQQYMSGQQPMYQQMAPPGGSQQPAQPPQQQQPPPQHQQHLPPAQVVPGSAEAQLISFD comes from the exons ATGGGGAAAGGTGGAGGTACATTTGAGAGGCTTTTGG ATAAGGCCACCAGTCAGCTGCTCCTTGAGACCGACTGGGAATCCATCCTGCAAATCTGTGACCTCATCCGACAAGGAGACACCCA AGCTAAATATGCCATTGTTGCTATAAAGAAGAAACTGAATGACAAAAACCCACACGTGGCCCTCTATGCATTTGAg GTCCTTGAGTCTGTGGTTAAGAACTGTGGGCAGACGGTACACGATGAGGTGGCGAGTAAACAAACTATGGAAGAGCTGAAGGAGTTAATTAAG ACGCAGACAGAACCAAACGTCCGAAATAAAATCCTATATTTAATCCAAGCCTGGGCTCACGCCTTCCGTAACGAGCCCAAGTACAAAGTTGTGCAAGACACTTATCAGATCATGAAAGTGGAAG GTCACGTGTTCCCTGAATTTAAGGAGAGTGATGCTATGTTTGCAGCGGAACGa gCCCCAGACTGGGTCGATGCTGAGGAATGCCACCGGTGCAGAGTCCAGTTTGGAGTAATGACAAGAAAG CACCATTGTCGAGCCTGTGGGCAAATCTTTTGCGGCAAGTGTTCCTCCAAGTACTCCACCATTCCCAAATTCGGGATCGAGAAAGAGGTCCGCGTTTGCGAGCCCTGCTTTGAGCTCCTGAACAA CCACCCGACCCTATCTCCTCCTCTGAGGAAAGCCGAGGGCAAACCCGCGCCCACCACTGCCGCGGAACTGCCGCCGGAGTATCTCACCAGTCCACTTTCCCAGCAGTCTCAA ATGCCCCCAAAAAGAGATGAGGCAGCcctgcaggaggaggaggaactgCAACTGGCCATCGCCCTCTCCCAAAGTGAGGCTGAGGAGAAAGAACGGATG AAACATAAAAACTCGTATGGCGTGTACCCAAAGGCCGACCCCATTCCTATTACTTCCTCAGCCCCTCCAGTCAGCACCCTCTACACGTCCCCTGTG AATTCCTCTGCTCCTTCTGCTGAAGAAGTTGACCCTGAG CTGGCCCGTTACCTGAATAGAACATACTGGGAGAAAAAGCAAGAAGAGGCGCGCAAGAGTCCCACCCCCTCGGCGCCTGCCCCTGTTCCCATGGCCGAGCCCCTACCGCCAATCGCTCAGCCCATTGAAGCTCATGTCCCAGTACAGCCTGTCAACATAGTGGAG CAGCAGTACCAGAACGGCGAGTCGGAGGAAAACCACGAGCAGTTTTTAAAGGCCCTCCAGAATGCTGTCACCACCTTCCTGAATCGCATGAAGAGTAACCACATGCGTGGGCGCAGCATCACCAACGACAGTGCCGTCCTGTCACTCTTCCAGTCCATCAACAACATGCACCCGCAACTCCTGGATATTCTTAACCAACTGGATGAGAAACGAC TGTACTATGAGGGGCTTCAGGATAAGTTAGCTCAAGTTCGAGATGCCCGGGCGGCACTCAATGCCCTTCGGGATGAACATAGGGAGAAATTGCGTCGCGCCGCCGAAGAAGCTGAGAGGCAGAGGCAGATCCAGCTGGCACAGAAACTGGAGATCATGAGGCAGAAAAAGCAG GAATATTTGGAAATGCAAAGGCAGCTGGCCATCCAGCGCTTGCAAGAGCAAGAAAAAGAGCGGCAGATGCGCCTGGAGCAGCAGAAGCACACCGTCCAGATGAGAGCCCAGATGCCTGCTTTCTCTCTGCCCTACGCACAG ATGCAGTCATTGCCCCCAAATGTAGCCGGTGGAGTGGTGTACGCACCGGGTGCACCCCCCAGCTACCCCGGCACCTTTAGTCCAGCCAACTCAGTGGAGGGTTCCCCTATGCACAACATCTATATGAACCAGCCGGGTCAGGGTCCACCACCTCAGTACCAGGCCATGCCCCCTGCCCCCACAG ATCCCAACATGGTGAACGCTTACATGTATCCGCCTACTGCTGCCAATGGACAAAATGCTCCTCCTCCTGGTCAGGCTCCGCCCACCACCAATACTCCTTACTCCAACTACCAGCCTACGCCCACGCAAGGCTACCAG AACGTGGCATCGCAGGCCCAGAGTTTACCCTCCATGCCTCAGGGCGCCCCCACCAACGGCATGGCTTACATGGGCTACCCAGCCTACAACATGCAAAATATGATGTCAGCACTTCCTGGGCAGGACCCTAACATGGCCGTCCAACAGCAGTACATGTCCGGCCAGCAGCCCATGTACCAACAG ATGGCGCCTCCCGGTGGCTCGCAGCAACCGGCTCAGCCaccccagcagcagcagcctccGCCACAGCATCAGCAGCACCTGCCCCCCGCCCAGGTGGTCCCGGGCAGCGCAGAGGCGCAACTCATCTCTTTCGACTGA
- the hgs gene encoding hepatocyte growth factor-regulated tyrosine kinase substrate isoform X2 → MGKGGGTFERLLDKATSQLLLETDWESILQICDLIRQGDTQAKYAIVAIKKKLNDKNPHVALYAFEVLESVVKNCGQTVHDEVASKQTMEELKELIKTQTEPNVRNKILYLIQAWAHAFRNEPKYKVVQDTYQIMKVEGHVFPEFKESDAMFAAERAPDWVDAEECHRCRVQFGVMTRKHHCRACGQIFCGKCSSKYSTIPKFGIEKEVRVCEPCFELLNNHPTLSPPLRKAEGKPAPTTAAELPPEYLTSPLSQQSQMPPKRDEAALQEEEELQLAIALSQSEAEEKERMKHKNSYGVYPKADPIPITSSAPPVSTLYTSPVNSSAPSAEEVDPELARYLNRTYWEKKQEEARKSPTPSAPAPVPMAEPLPPIAQPIEAHVPVQPVNIVEQYQNGESEENHEQFLKALQNAVTTFLNRMKSNHMRGRSITNDSAVLSLFQSINNMHPQLLDILNQLDEKRLYYEGLQDKLAQVRDARAALNALRDEHREKLRRAAEEAERQRQIQLAQKLEIMRQKKQEYLEMQRQLAIQRLQEQEKERQMRLEQQKHTVQMRAQMPAFSLPYAQMQSLPPNVAGGVVYAPGAPPSYPGTFSPANSVEGSPMHNIYMNQPGQGPPPQYQAMPPAPTDPNMVNAYMYPPTAANGQNAPPPGQAPPTTNTPYSNYQPTPTQGYQNVASQAQSLPSMPQGAPTNGMAYMGYPAYNMQNMMSALPGQDPNMAVQQQYMSGQQPMYQQMAPPGGSQQPAQPPQQQQPPPQHQQHLPPAQVVPGSAEAQLISFD, encoded by the exons ATGGGGAAAGGTGGAGGTACATTTGAGAGGCTTTTGG ATAAGGCCACCAGTCAGCTGCTCCTTGAGACCGACTGGGAATCCATCCTGCAAATCTGTGACCTCATCCGACAAGGAGACACCCA AGCTAAATATGCCATTGTTGCTATAAAGAAGAAACTGAATGACAAAAACCCACACGTGGCCCTCTATGCATTTGAg GTCCTTGAGTCTGTGGTTAAGAACTGTGGGCAGACGGTACACGATGAGGTGGCGAGTAAACAAACTATGGAAGAGCTGAAGGAGTTAATTAAG ACGCAGACAGAACCAAACGTCCGAAATAAAATCCTATATTTAATCCAAGCCTGGGCTCACGCCTTCCGTAACGAGCCCAAGTACAAAGTTGTGCAAGACACTTATCAGATCATGAAAGTGGAAG GTCACGTGTTCCCTGAATTTAAGGAGAGTGATGCTATGTTTGCAGCGGAACGa gCCCCAGACTGGGTCGATGCTGAGGAATGCCACCGGTGCAGAGTCCAGTTTGGAGTAATGACAAGAAAG CACCATTGTCGAGCCTGTGGGCAAATCTTTTGCGGCAAGTGTTCCTCCAAGTACTCCACCATTCCCAAATTCGGGATCGAGAAAGAGGTCCGCGTTTGCGAGCCCTGCTTTGAGCTCCTGAACAA CCACCCGACCCTATCTCCTCCTCTGAGGAAAGCCGAGGGCAAACCCGCGCCCACCACTGCCGCGGAACTGCCGCCGGAGTATCTCACCAGTCCACTTTCCCAGCAGTCTCAA ATGCCCCCAAAAAGAGATGAGGCAGCcctgcaggaggaggaggaactgCAACTGGCCATCGCCCTCTCCCAAAGTGAGGCTGAGGAGAAAGAACGGATG AAACATAAAAACTCGTATGGCGTGTACCCAAAGGCCGACCCCATTCCTATTACTTCCTCAGCCCCTCCAGTCAGCACCCTCTACACGTCCCCTGTG AATTCCTCTGCTCCTTCTGCTGAAGAAGTTGACCCTGAG CTGGCCCGTTACCTGAATAGAACATACTGGGAGAAAAAGCAAGAAGAGGCGCGCAAGAGTCCCACCCCCTCGGCGCCTGCCCCTGTTCCCATGGCCGAGCCCCTACCGCCAATCGCTCAGCCCATTGAAGCTCATGTCCCAGTACAGCCTGTCAACATAGTGGAG CAGTACCAGAACGGCGAGTCGGAGGAAAACCACGAGCAGTTTTTAAAGGCCCTCCAGAATGCTGTCACCACCTTCCTGAATCGCATGAAGAGTAACCACATGCGTGGGCGCAGCATCACCAACGACAGTGCCGTCCTGTCACTCTTCCAGTCCATCAACAACATGCACCCGCAACTCCTGGATATTCTTAACCAACTGGATGAGAAACGAC TGTACTATGAGGGGCTTCAGGATAAGTTAGCTCAAGTTCGAGATGCCCGGGCGGCACTCAATGCCCTTCGGGATGAACATAGGGAGAAATTGCGTCGCGCCGCCGAAGAAGCTGAGAGGCAGAGGCAGATCCAGCTGGCACAGAAACTGGAGATCATGAGGCAGAAAAAGCAG GAATATTTGGAAATGCAAAGGCAGCTGGCCATCCAGCGCTTGCAAGAGCAAGAAAAAGAGCGGCAGATGCGCCTGGAGCAGCAGAAGCACACCGTCCAGATGAGAGCCCAGATGCCTGCTTTCTCTCTGCCCTACGCACAG ATGCAGTCATTGCCCCCAAATGTAGCCGGTGGAGTGGTGTACGCACCGGGTGCACCCCCCAGCTACCCCGGCACCTTTAGTCCAGCCAACTCAGTGGAGGGTTCCCCTATGCACAACATCTATATGAACCAGCCGGGTCAGGGTCCACCACCTCAGTACCAGGCCATGCCCCCTGCCCCCACAG ATCCCAACATGGTGAACGCTTACATGTATCCGCCTACTGCTGCCAATGGACAAAATGCTCCTCCTCCTGGTCAGGCTCCGCCCACCACCAATACTCCTTACTCCAACTACCAGCCTACGCCCACGCAAGGCTACCAG AACGTGGCATCGCAGGCCCAGAGTTTACCCTCCATGCCTCAGGGCGCCCCCACCAACGGCATGGCTTACATGGGCTACCCAGCCTACAACATGCAAAATATGATGTCAGCACTTCCTGGGCAGGACCCTAACATGGCCGTCCAACAGCAGTACATGTCCGGCCAGCAGCCCATGTACCAACAG ATGGCGCCTCCCGGTGGCTCGCAGCAACCGGCTCAGCCaccccagcagcagcagcctccGCCACAGCATCAGCAGCACCTGCCCCCCGCCCAGGTGGTCCCGGGCAGCGCAGAGGCGCAACTCATCTCTTTCGACTGA
- the LOC144208105 gene encoding methyltransferase-like 26 B, which yields MLLSPQAERNWEELSWVLEETLEDQSHRQLFALEIGSGTGQHVIRFAQKMPFVTWQPSDIKEEALESIKAYIAATNMKTVLPPVHLDAGEPWEKWAGLTRGSCDVIIAINLLQYSPFKTAQGVFTGAGQIIKQNGLLVIYGVFAINGTITPQCNELLDEEIRKVNPEWGLPDLDVLRQMAFGNGMRMERIVEMEDFYKCLIFRKI from the exons ATGCTCTTATCTCCTCAAGCAGAGAGGAACTGGGAAGAACTGTCCTGGGTTCTAGAGGAAACATTGGAGGACCAGTCACACCGGCAGCTTTTTGCTCTGGAAATCGGCTCGGGAACCGGACAGCATGTCATACGCTTTGCCCAAAAGATGCCTTTTGTCACCTGGCAACCGTCAGACATCAAGGAAGAAGCCTTGGAGAG CATCAAAGCATACATCGCCGCAACCAATATGAAGACGGTGCTACCACCTGTGCACCTGGATGCTGGTGAACCTTGGGAGAAGTGGGCGGGGCTTACCCGTGGCTCCTGTGATGTCATTATTGCTATTAATTTACTGCAGTACAGTCCCTTTAAGACAGCACAG GGTGTTTTTACTGGGGCAGGTCAAATCATCAAACAAAATGGTCTATTGGTCATATATGGG GTGTTTGCGATTAACGGAACCATTACACCACAATGTAATGAACTTCTAGATGAAGAGATACGCAAAGT GAATCCTGAATGGGGACTTCCAGACTTGGACGTTCTCCGGCAGATGGCCTTTGGGAATGGCATGCGTATGGAGCGAATA GTGGAGATGGAAGACTTCTACAAATGTCTCATCTTCAGAAAAATCTAG
- the mrpl12 gene encoding large ribosomal subunit protein bL12m, whose product MYCTRRCLRTALRAAASLHRRQLEQRQTQAWCTLRLLRTGAAIRSDALVSPSLDGAPKQYSPKIQELVNDIASLTLLEVSDLNELLKKTLNIQDVGMMPMGAMAASAGPGPAAAEEEAPVKKEKTHFTVKLTEVNAAEKVKLIKEVKNCIQGLNLVQAKKLVESLPQEIRANVSKEEAEKLKAALQAAGGTVVLE is encoded by the exons ATGTACTGCACCAGACGTTGCCTCAGAACGGCGCTGCGGGCCGCAGCGAGTCTACACCG GCGACAGCTTGAGCAGCGCCAGACGCAAGCATGGTGCACGCTACGACTCCTCAGGACGGGCGCCGCCATTCGCTCGGACGCCTTGGTCTCGCCGTCCCTGGACGGCGCCCCCAAACAGTACTCACCCAAAATCCAGGAGCTTGTCAATGACATAGCCAGCCTCACATTGCTAGAAGTCTCGGACCTCAATGAGCTCCTTAAG aaaacatTGAATATTCAAGATGTCGGAATGATGCCGATGGGAGCGATGGCTGCATCAGCTGGTCCGGGACCTgct GCTGCAGAAGAGGAGGCGCcagtgaaaaaagaaaagactcaCTTCACAGTCAAGTTAACTGAAGTCAACGCGGCCGAGAAGGTGAAACTCATTAAGGAGGTGAAGAATTGCATTCAAGGCTTGAACCTTGTGCAG GCCAAGAAACTTGTAGAGTCCCTTCCTCAGGAGATCCGTGCTAACGTTTCCAAAGAAGAAGCGGAGAAGCTTAAAGCAGCCTTGCAAGCGGCAGGCGGAACCGTCGTCCTGGAGTAG